From the genome of Desulfobotulus mexicanus, one region includes:
- a CDS encoding hybrid sensor histidine kinase/response regulator — protein MRQQEKDLLAGNKVLLLTGPDGRIQAASFLAIRMIGKDPSGSFISQFPGARPDLQGNTITTHVRAEGKITLCWIPISITGRKWRLGLDITAYAEKEVRLNTENAHFRELAEDKSDELMIIRRRFQEISQLATLGRMTAGISHDFNNILSSILGASQLAAIIEDEKRKAHHLDTIVTAGYRARDLIHQILHFSRPDERGFHAFSLKPLIAESLRLIRASLPAHIAVRCQNEVSDACIHGNPTRLHQLLINLMTNACHAMEDNGGILQLNIEGCTRDGAGWVRISVKDSGHGISEEIRQRIFEPFFTTRANREGHGMGLSLVREVVEEHGGLITVESSPGAGALFCIELPHAAEKEEGGDMDQRPLQGRGFVLIVEDESSLLQIFKEMVSSLGYGVHGVQDAGEALSWLRENSSLVDFVLMDYAMPGMNGLTLATQIRRLYPHPSLILTTGCPHWIRYKEIPDFILEKPFSMQELSHVLMQAGKKDAVILHAPHPEP, from the coding sequence ATGCGGCAGCAGGAAAAAGACCTTCTTGCCGGAAATAAAGTCCTTCTGCTAACGGGACCGGACGGCCGGATTCAGGCCGCTTCTTTTCTGGCTATCCGTATGATCGGAAAAGATCCTTCAGGAAGTTTTATTTCCCAGTTTCCCGGTGCAAGGCCTGATCTTCAGGGTAATACAATCACCACACATGTCAGAGCCGAAGGGAAAATCACCCTCTGCTGGATACCCATTTCCATAACAGGCAGAAAGTGGCGGCTGGGGCTGGATATCACCGCTTATGCAGAAAAAGAAGTACGCCTGAATACGGAAAATGCACATTTCCGTGAACTGGCAGAAGATAAATCCGATGAACTTATGATCATCAGGCGCCGTTTTCAGGAAATTTCCCAGCTGGCAACACTGGGCCGCATGACAGCGGGCATATCCCATGATTTCAATAATATTCTTTCTTCCATTCTGGGGGCTTCCCAGTTGGCCGCAATAATAGAAGATGAAAAAAGAAAAGCCCATCACCTGGATACCATTGTCACCGCAGGATACCGGGCAAGGGATCTGATTCATCAGATACTTCACTTCAGCAGGCCCGATGAAAGGGGCTTTCATGCCTTTTCACTGAAGCCTCTGATTGCTGAAAGCCTGCGTCTCATCAGGGCCTCGCTTCCTGCCCACATAGCTGTTCGGTGTCAGAATGAAGTTTCCGATGCCTGCATCCATGGTAACCCAACCCGTCTTCACCAGCTCCTAATCAATCTTATGACCAACGCCTGCCATGCCATGGAAGATAATGGCGGCATTCTTCAGCTGAATATAGAAGGCTGTACAAGGGACGGGGCAGGGTGGGTGCGTATTTCCGTAAAAGATTCAGGCCACGGTATTTCAGAGGAGATCCGTCAGCGGATTTTTGAGCCTTTTTTTACCACCCGTGCCAACAGGGAAGGCCATGGGATGGGCCTGTCCCTTGTCAGGGAAGTGGTTGAAGAGCATGGCGGTCTGATTACGGTGGAAAGCAGCCCCGGTGCCGGAGCCCTTTTCTGTATTGAGCTGCCCCATGCCGCAGAAAAGGAAGAGGGCGGGGATATGGATCAAAGGCCTTTACAGGGCAGGGGCTTTGTTTTGATTGTGGAGGATGAGAGTTCTTTGCTGCAGATATTCAAAGAGATGGTGAGCTCTCTGGGCTATGGGGTGCATGGTGTTCAGGATGCAGGAGAAGCCCTGTCATGGCTTCGGGAAAACAGCAGTCTTGTGGATTTTGTACTTATGGATTATGCCATGCCCGGCATGAACGGTCTGACACTGGCCACCCAGATACGCAGGCTTTACCCGCACCCTTCCCTGATTCTCACAACGGGCTGTCCCCACTGGATACGGTATAAGGAAATACCTGACTTCATACTGGAAAAGCCTTTTTCCATGCAGGAACTCTCCCATGTCCTGATGCAGGCCGGAAAGAAGGATGCGGTGATTCTTCATGCCCCACACCCAGAGCCGTAA